In the Flavisolibacter tropicus genome, one interval contains:
- a CDS encoding phosphoribosylaminoimidazolesuccinocarboxamide synthase, with protein MARLQFPQQTAFYQGKVRDVYTIDNTLLVMIASDRISAFDVILPKTIPFKGQVLNQLSAFMLSQTRDICPNWLMESPAPNASIGFKCQPFKVEVVVRGNLCGHAWRTYSSGQRMLCGVLMPDGLKENDFFPQPIITPSTKAEEGHDEDITVEDILRQGLTTADEWQQIEKYALQLFQRGNDLARKQGLILADTKYEFGKRNGEIVLMDEIHTPDSSRYFYAEGFEARQSKGEKQKQLSKEFVREWLIANEFMGKEGQTVPEMTEEWIQTISKRYIELFEAVTGQSFNPEPLAEEETYQRIVDAINKHKH; from the coding sequence ATGGCACGACTTCAATTCCCCCAACAGACGGCTTTTTATCAAGGTAAAGTACGTGATGTATACACTATAGACAATACTTTGTTAGTCATGATTGCATCGGATCGTATTTCCGCTTTTGATGTCATTCTTCCAAAGACAATTCCATTTAAAGGACAGGTTTTAAACCAGCTGTCTGCGTTTATGCTCAGCCAAACAAGAGATATTTGCCCCAATTGGTTGATGGAATCACCCGCACCGAATGCTTCTATTGGGTTTAAATGTCAGCCATTTAAGGTAGAAGTTGTTGTAAGAGGCAATCTCTGTGGCCATGCCTGGCGCACCTACTCAAGCGGTCAGCGTATGTTATGTGGCGTCTTAATGCCAGACGGTTTAAAAGAAAACGACTTTTTCCCGCAACCTATAATTACACCTTCTACAAAAGCAGAAGAGGGACATGATGAGGATATTACAGTAGAAGATATTTTAAGACAGGGGTTAACTACCGCAGACGAATGGCAACAAATTGAAAAATATGCCTTGCAATTATTCCAAAGAGGTAATGATCTAGCTAGAAAGCAAGGATTAATTCTAGCTGACACTAAATACGAATTTGGAAAGCGAAACGGCGAAATTGTCTTAATGGATGAGATCCATACACCAGACTCCTCTCGCTATTTTTATGCAGAGGGTTTTGAAGCAAGACAATCAAAGGGCGAAAAACAAAAGCAGCTTAGTAAAGAGTTTGTGCGCGAATGGCTGATTGCCAATGAGTTTATGGGCAAGGAAGGTCAAACAGTTCCTGAAATGACAGAAGAATGGATACAAACCATTTCCAAGCGCTATATTGAATTATTTGAAGCTGTTACCGGCCAATCATTTAATCCTGAACCACTAGCTGAAGAGGAAACCTACCAACGAATAGTCGACGCAATCAATAAACATAAGCATTAA
- a CDS encoding rhodanese-related sulfurtransferase, giving the protein MALLHNRVSQKELKQRLLQETEPRTTISFYQYFPIEDPQVFRDLLYKELHALKVYGRIYVAHEGINAQISVPSSNYEAFKSYLYTIGPLNDLRLNIAVDDDGKSFWVLKIKVRDKIVADGISDPSFSMEVKGKYVNAAQFNELTNDPETVVIDMRNHYEYEVGHFESAIEVPSDTFREQLPMAADMMKDAKDKNIIMYCTGGIRCEKASAYMLHQGFKNVYHLEGGIIHYANEVKKQGLSNKFRGKNFVFDNRLGERITEEIIAKCHQCGQPADTHVNCANDGCHLLFIQCDNCVKQYEGCCSKECQDVIHLPIEEQEILRKGIDKGRNVFNKSRKRLRPRLNEKE; this is encoded by the coding sequence ATGGCCCTATTACACAATCGTGTCTCTCAGAAAGAGCTGAAGCAGCGTTTGCTGCAAGAAACAGAACCCCGTACTACAATTTCATTCTACCAGTACTTTCCCATTGAGGATCCTCAGGTTTTTCGTGATTTACTTTATAAAGAGCTTCATGCCTTAAAAGTTTATGGCCGTATCTACGTGGCTCATGAAGGGATAAATGCCCAGATAAGTGTTCCCAGCAGCAATTATGAAGCTTTCAAATCCTATTTATATACTATTGGGCCCTTAAATGACTTACGTCTAAATATTGCAGTAGACGATGATGGCAAGTCTTTTTGGGTTTTAAAGATCAAGGTTCGTGATAAGATAGTGGCCGATGGTATTAGTGATCCCAGCTTTTCTATGGAAGTAAAGGGTAAGTATGTAAATGCTGCCCAGTTTAATGAGTTGACAAATGATCCGGAAACTGTGGTGATTGATATGCGGAATCACTATGAATATGAGGTTGGGCATTTTGAAAGTGCTATTGAAGTACCTTCAGACACCTTCCGGGAGCAACTTCCTATGGCGGCAGACATGATGAAGGACGCCAAGGATAAGAATATTATCATGTATTGTACTGGAGGTATCCGTTGTGAAAAAGCCAGTGCTTACATGCTTCACCAAGGGTTTAAAAATGTATATCACTTGGAAGGGGGCATTATCCATTATGCCAATGAAGTGAAAAAACAAGGTCTGTCTAATAAGTTTCGCGGAAAGAATTTTGTGTTTGATAATCGGCTAGGGGAGCGGATTACAGAAGAAATTATTGCTAAATGCCACCAATGCGGCCAACCTGCTGATACGCATGTGAATTGCGCAAATGATGGCTGTCACCTGTTATTTATTCAATGCGACAATTGTGTAAAACAATATGAAGGTTGTTGCAGTAAGGAATGTCAGGATGTAATTCATTTACCCATAGAGGAACAAGAGATCTTGCGTAAAGGAATTGATAAAGGTCGAAACGTCTTTAATAAATCACGTAAGCGATTACGTCCACGACTAAATGAAAAAGAATAA